A genome region from SAR324 cluster bacterium includes the following:
- a CDS encoding TonB family protein: MPVGIKFASPAIPEKSAKAVPEQIEKIAESVVAPEVTPQSIDQPLMVMPVDKPAPSPVQEPIAPLPSVQTIPETIRVIPPLTPPLPSEAAPITTKATAKQAEPTPEVGSKSKPAAKTGEIPETRKAAPKPLLLTPGVLSALPDSSNPPPTISSLQVNTIETTVPDTKPVQTLSAINSGMPHQPVIKTDPFSGSMPPPVAERNSSFSPQSPVPSLTSPMVSPLQTGNDQQRPVTDVSAVSGFNPHTPEINAGSDMDGNNPRSILKQIRIEQIERQYQQQLSDSIKVKLYAPQRFDKKIFVRLTFEIDKTGDILNFRILESSGSETFDITVKNAVKSAQFPPLPAELAEVSPYAVIIRIAP, encoded by the coding sequence ATGCCTGTCGGTATCAAATTCGCAAGCCCTGCCATTCCGGAAAAATCAGCCAAAGCTGTTCCGGAACAAATCGAAAAAATTGCCGAATCGGTTGTGGCCCCTGAGGTGACACCTCAATCCATAGATCAGCCCCTCATGGTAATGCCCGTGGACAAACCGGCTCCATCTCCGGTACAGGAACCCATCGCCCCGCTCCCCAGTGTTCAGACAATTCCTGAAACAATCCGTGTGATTCCACCACTAACACCGCCCCTCCCCAGTGAAGCCGCACCGATAACAACAAAAGCTACGGCCAAACAGGCAGAACCGACACCAGAAGTGGGTTCAAAGAGCAAACCTGCCGCCAAAACCGGGGAAATTCCTGAAACGAGAAAAGCGGCACCCAAGCCCTTGTTGTTAACACCGGGTGTGCTTTCGGCATTGCCTGATTCAAGCAATCCGCCACCCACGATTTCATCACTACAAGTCAACACCATTGAGACAACAGTTCCTGACACCAAGCCCGTACAAACGCTGTCAGCGATCAACTCCGGTATGCCACACCAGCCAGTGATTAAAACAGATCCATTTTCCGGTTCCATGCCTCCTCCTGTTGCTGAGAGAAACTCATCTTTTTCGCCTCAGTCACCGGTACCATCGTTGACTTCGCCCATGGTGTCGCCCTTGCAGACAGGAAATGATCAACAACGTCCAGTCACAGATGTCTCAGCCGTTTCAGGATTCAATCCGCACACACCTGAGATAAACGCTGGCTCCGATATGGATGGTAACAATCCGAGAAGCATTCTGAAACAGATCCGGATTGAGCAAATTGAACGACAATATCAACAACAACTGAGTGACAGCATCAAAGTAAAACTCTATGCGCCGCAACGGTTTGACAAGAAGATTTTTGTGCGCTTGACCTTTGAAATTGATAAAACCGGGGACATTCTCAATTTCAGAATCCTGGAAAGCAGTGGGTCTGAAACATTTGACATTACGGTGAAAAATGCTGTAAAGAGTGCCCAGTTTCCTCCACTTCCAGCCGAGTTGGCCGAAGTTTCACCCTATGCAGTCATCATAAGGATCGCTCCATGA
- a CDS encoding PD40 domain-containing protein, with protein sequence MKRKIVLFANLLVFIGFLISRDVAFAQFVSKNEINISGVAFSRFPVTLEEDGNFAKTPQGAAWKNLVEKNLCWSGIFTVKNSQMTDCDAPDKTSERKIMLGITSPASMTFEFFGANKTSVFQKELPLFENKLNESTVIDTINQLTELITGHRGILGTSIAFTLKQPERKKIIARINTHGQNLTGFYTHPESSTILPKWAPDGKGIVYTLIQKNQSKIMYYNFSDPPMALADGNSLNHGGSWFPNGRQLVVTLSKNSNADLYMLDIGDLSLKRFTSNKSIETSPAVSPDGKSLLFVSDRTGSEQIFIKNLMSNAEFRITFDGPKNSDPAWSPDGKLIAFTRTVNKTDQIFLMDPNGENLRQLTDAPVHSEHPSWSPDGNQIVFASRLGSDFKLYIMFINGTGMRRLTSTVAGFNEESPNWNQPTD encoded by the coding sequence ATGAAACGTAAAATCGTGTTGTTTGCCAATCTTCTGGTTTTCATTGGATTTCTAATTTCCAGGGATGTTGCTTTTGCCCAATTTGTTTCAAAAAATGAAATAAATATCAGCGGCGTCGCGTTTTCACGCTTTCCTGTCACGTTGGAGGAAGACGGGAATTTTGCTAAAACCCCTCAAGGTGCCGCCTGGAAAAACCTTGTGGAAAAAAACTTGTGCTGGAGCGGTATCTTTACGGTCAAAAACTCTCAAATGACAGACTGCGACGCTCCGGATAAAACCAGTGAACGTAAAATAATGCTGGGGATAACCTCCCCGGCCAGCATGACGTTTGAGTTTTTTGGCGCCAATAAAACATCCGTGTTTCAAAAAGAGCTTCCCCTGTTTGAAAACAAACTCAATGAATCCACTGTGATTGACACGATCAATCAACTCACTGAATTGATCACTGGACATCGCGGAATTCTGGGAACTTCCATCGCGTTCACGCTCAAACAACCGGAACGCAAGAAAATCATCGCCCGGATCAACACTCATGGTCAAAATCTGACGGGATTTTATACACATCCTGAAAGTAGCACCATTCTGCCCAAATGGGCACCTGATGGAAAAGGCATTGTTTATACTCTGATTCAAAAAAATCAGTCCAAAATCATGTATTACAATTTTTCAGACCCACCCATGGCACTGGCTGACGGCAATTCGCTCAATCATGGCGGAAGCTGGTTTCCGAATGGTCGTCAACTGGTGGTTACCCTGAGCAAGAACAGCAATGCTGATTTGTATATGCTGGATATTGGTGATCTTTCATTGAAGCGCTTCACATCGAACAAATCGATTGAAACATCTCCGGCCGTTTCTCCTGATGGCAAATCACTCCTGTTTGTCTCAGACCGTACAGGCAGTGAGCAGATCTTTATCAAAAACCTGATGTCCAATGCGGAATTCCGTATCACCTTCGATGGACCAAAAAATTCAGATCCGGCATGGTCTCCTGATGGAAAGCTGATCGCGTTCACTCGTACCGTGAATAAAACTGACCAGATTTTTCTCATGGACCCCAATGGTGAAAATCTGAGACAACTCACCGATGCGCCTGTCCACTCGGAACACCCCAGTTGGTCTCCTGATGGCAACCAGATTGTATTTGCGTCCCGGTTGGGGAGTGATTTCAAACTCTATATCATGTTTATCAACGGGACCGGGATGAGAAGGTTAACCAGCACTGTCGCGGGATTTAACGAAGAATCACCCAACTGGAATCAACCGACTGACTGA
- a CDS encoding tetratricopeptide repeat protein, with protein MRILLISSLIVFMTMSCQTSSSMVPDGNMPEKQQAVESLQRQIAEMDRRIKTLESGHRQLSQDVLQQMVPKLEAIAQHNLRIQQLSAEIQRLQRNIRDLRIAREAQIPVHSGETGETDLNKAESSYAQGERLYLSAQYLNAIEVFEELRKKYPVHPLQQVALYWIGRSYMALSEFSKASLILLDFTRSFPTHAMIHEARWYLAQSLEQSGEIRLAMSQYNELAKSGNPFQQQARDRLNAHEKQP; from the coding sequence ATGCGTATTCTGCTGATTTCAAGCCTGATTGTTTTTATGACGATGTCCTGCCAGACTTCCTCGTCCATGGTGCCAGACGGTAATATGCCTGAAAAACAACAGGCGGTCGAGAGTTTGCAACGTCAGATCGCGGAAATGGACCGCCGTATAAAAACACTGGAATCAGGACATCGTCAACTCAGTCAGGATGTCCTTCAGCAAATGGTGCCTAAACTGGAGGCCATTGCACAACACAATCTGAGAATCCAGCAGTTATCCGCTGAAATTCAACGTCTCCAACGCAATATCAGGGATTTGAGAATTGCCCGCGAGGCACAGATCCCTGTTCATTCCGGCGAAACTGGAGAAACAGACCTTAACAAGGCAGAGTCCAGTTATGCTCAGGGAGAGCGACTGTACTTATCGGCACAATATCTGAACGCCATTGAGGTCTTTGAAGAGCTGAGAAAAAAATATCCGGTGCACCCGCTTCAGCAAGTTGCTCTTTACTGGATCGGCAGATCGTATATGGCGCTTTCTGAATTTTCAAAAGCCTCGTTGATTTTATTGGATTTCACCCGCAGTTTTCCCACCCATGCAATGATTCATGAAGCCCGTTGGTATCTGGCACAGTCGCTGGAACAATCAGGTGAAATCAGACTGGCCATGAGTCAGTACAATGAACTTGCCAAATCAGGCAATCCCTTTCAGCAACAAGCCAGAGACCGATTGAACGCCCATGAGAAACAACCCTGA
- a CDS encoding HNH endonuclease, protein MRNNPDLASLFDLSDEAIRREKQKASDLRQTQWWKNRRACNQCYYCQLPFPAKTLTMDHVVPLSRGGKSTKSNLVPCCKECNNLKKNLLPLEWEHYLQRLRNQSIHDA, encoded by the coding sequence ATGAGAAACAACCCTGATCTTGCATCATTGTTTGACCTGTCGGACGAAGCGATTCGCAGAGAAAAGCAAAAAGCCTCGGACTTGCGACAAACCCAGTGGTGGAAAAACCGACGTGCCTGCAATCAATGTTATTACTGTCAGTTGCCATTTCCCGCGAAAACCCTGACCATGGACCATGTTGTTCCGCTGTCAAGAGGTGGGAAAAGCACAAAAAGCAATCTGGTTCCCTGCTGTAAGGAATGCAACAATCTTAAAAAAAATCTGTTGCCTCTTGAATGGGAACATTATCTGCAACGACTCAGGAACCAGTCGATTCACGATGCATGA
- a CDS encoding GtrA family protein → MEHPLVGKIFRFLIGGGVVWSGRAGLTAALHHFLAVDAVIAYRFGLGVSFVIYFFLNAHFIFRVRDRLVWRLVKYTLTSLSFLSVDGLLMGFLYQKWGWHYMLALSCSTLSLMIVKFCVMNFFVFQPTKLSTSMNSPDL, encoded by the coding sequence ATGGAACATCCCCTGGTCGGGAAAATTTTCAGATTTCTCATCGGTGGCGGCGTGGTCTGGAGTGGACGTGCAGGCCTCACGGCGGCACTTCATCATTTTCTGGCAGTGGATGCTGTTATCGCCTACCGGTTTGGGTTGGGGGTCAGTTTTGTGATCTATTTTTTTCTGAATGCGCATTTTATTTTCAGAGTCAGGGATCGACTGGTGTGGCGTCTGGTAAAATATACACTGACATCCCTCTCATTTCTGAGCGTTGATGGTCTGCTGATGGGATTTCTGTATCAGAAGTGGGGGTGGCATTACATGCTGGCGTTGTCGTGTTCCACGCTGTCACTGATGATCGTCAAGTTTTGTGTTATGAATTTTTTCGTGTTCCAACCCACAAAATTATCAACTTCCATGAATTCACCTGATTTATGA
- a CDS encoding 50S ribosome-binding GTPase, with protein sequence MNIIDLLKDLWQRIPTQLVVVAGLLLFPFGMLLLAGLVWMVEHDSLWFWFILSAICSGAAIPLVNQIQVEQLEKLEQKTSPEKRWNEQGQSAWKKVEAIAFDIQNKDDYLDSWENLWDLLKLVMDTVAREFHPETDTPVMEVPVPYLLRVIELVSADLRQLVSSNIPGSHILTINDVVRGQKLASLGKEFYNIYRIVSVGIAPYSAFMREVRDFFTGKVMTSSTREFKVWLLRAYIEKIGYFSIELYSGYIVLDDRAFQQFTTEMSVRDMKSAHLRREKLEEPLRILIMGQVNSGKSSLVNALLGEMEALVDVLPQSERMTPHVLERNGLQRAIIMDTAGYGRADDPFDPMIFVKEQIHHTDLILLVCAANQSARQRDSLLMQNLREYLNHSGNEIPPPVIVVMTHIDLLRPFREWNPPYNVVAPVNQKETMIRSAMEHVAETLEIELNRVVPVCLKAERLYNVEDGIIPAILNVLDESKRSRYLRLLREYQNARYWSHIVEQSQNAGKMVLEGGKILAEKIYASIQKHKTKDD encoded by the coding sequence ATGAATATCATTGATTTGCTCAAAGACCTCTGGCAACGAATTCCTACCCAGTTGGTTGTGGTCGCCGGTCTGCTGTTATTTCCCTTCGGGATGCTGTTGCTTGCGGGATTAGTGTGGATGGTTGAGCATGACAGTTTATGGTTCTGGTTCATTCTTTCCGCCATTTGTTCAGGGGCCGCGATTCCTCTTGTCAATCAGATTCAGGTCGAACAACTGGAAAAACTTGAACAAAAAACTTCTCCTGAAAAACGCTGGAATGAGCAGGGACAGAGTGCCTGGAAAAAAGTGGAAGCCATTGCTTTTGATATACAGAACAAGGATGACTATCTGGATAGCTGGGAAAATCTCTGGGATTTGTTAAAACTGGTCATGGATACTGTCGCGCGGGAATTTCATCCTGAAACGGATACACCCGTCATGGAAGTTCCTGTTCCGTATTTGTTGCGTGTCATCGAACTGGTTTCTGCGGATTTGCGTCAGCTTGTTTCCAGCAATATTCCGGGCAGTCATATTCTGACGATCAATGATGTCGTCCGTGGACAAAAACTCGCTTCACTCGGCAAGGAATTTTACAATATCTATCGGATTGTATCTGTGGGAATCGCACCTTATTCCGCATTCATGCGGGAAGTCAGGGATTTTTTCACAGGAAAAGTCATGACCTCATCCACTAGAGAATTCAAGGTCTGGCTGTTGAGAGCCTATATTGAAAAAATCGGTTATTTTTCCATCGAACTTTACAGCGGATATATTGTGCTGGATGACAGGGCCTTCCAGCAGTTCACCACGGAGATGTCAGTCCGTGATATGAAATCCGCTCATCTGCGGCGCGAGAAACTGGAAGAACCCTTGCGAATCCTGATTATGGGTCAGGTCAATTCCGGCAAGTCCAGTCTGGTCAACGCGTTGCTGGGAGAAATGGAAGCTCTGGTGGATGTCCTGCCGCAATCAGAACGAATGACACCGCATGTTCTTGAAAGAAATGGATTGCAACGGGCAATCATCATGGATACCGCCGGTTATGGCAGAGCCGATGATCCGTTTGATCCCATGATCTTTGTGAAGGAACAAATCCATCACACCGATCTGATCCTTCTTGTTTGCGCGGCCAATCAATCCGCACGACAACGGGATAGCCTGCTGATGCAAAACCTGAGAGAATATCTGAATCATTCCGGGAATGAAATTCCACCACCCGTGATTGTTGTCATGACACATATTGACTTGCTCCGGCCATTCCGTGAGTGGAATCCGCCGTATAATGTGGTAGCTCCTGTAAACCAGAAAGAAACCATGATCCGGAGTGCGATGGAGCATGTGGCGGAAACCCTGGAAATTGAACTGAATCGGGTGGTGCCTGTCTGTCTCAAGGCCGAACGCTTGTATAATGTGGAGGATGGTATTATTCCGGCCATTCTGAATGTGCTAGATGAGTCAAAACGGTCCCGATACCTCCGACTGCTCAGGGAATATCAAAATGCCAGATACTGGTCACACATTGTTGAACAAAGCCAGAACGCCGGAAAAATGGTGCTGGAGGGTGGAAAAATTCTGGCTGAAAAAATTTATGCCAGCATTCAGAAACATAAGACTAAGGATGATTGA
- a CDS encoding CHAD domain-containing protein produces the protein MPITELEIDPLQNPSKFSLILNPRGIAVDEVRQVLLRLYEVILLNEPGVLKRLDIEFLHEYRVAIRKTRSAITQLKHIFPSKPYKKFRDEFAWLGAITSLPRDLDVYAMQFDNYVCLLPEEYRTDLFPLKIYIQKQQSDAYSQLWMDMRSRRYKKLKAEWLVFLEQEWGQSKNLPMTGQAPAGEVVTHRIHDLFQLAVNEGTLLQENSPADEWHELRKTLKKLRYLIEFFSSFYDESTVSQLVKILKTQQQLLGNFQDYQVQQQSLKGFAEDLMNSGKVKATTLCAIGMLLQNLYNQQQRLRQDFQTTFQPFAKFQISELRCLSTEIPMSST, from the coding sequence ATGCCCATAACAGAACTGGAAATAGATCCCCTGCAAAATCCCTCAAAATTCTCTTTGATTCTCAACCCGCGAGGAATCGCTGTGGATGAAGTTCGTCAGGTATTGTTGCGGTTGTATGAGGTGATTCTGCTCAACGAACCGGGCGTGTTGAAACGTCTGGACATAGAGTTTCTGCACGAATACCGGGTTGCGATCCGTAAAACCAGATCCGCCATCACTCAGCTCAAACATATTTTTCCTTCCAAACCCTATAAAAAATTTCGTGATGAATTTGCCTGGTTGGGGGCCATCACCAGTCTTCCACGAGACCTTGATGTCTATGCCATGCAATTTGACAATTATGTTTGCCTGTTGCCTGAAGAATACCGCACAGATCTGTTTCCACTGAAAATTTATATTCAGAAACAGCAGTCCGACGCCTATTCTCAACTTTGGATGGACATGAGATCCAGACGCTATAAGAAACTCAAAGCAGAATGGTTAGTATTTTTGGAACAGGAATGGGGGCAATCCAAAAATCTGCCGATGACAGGCCAGGCGCCTGCGGGAGAGGTTGTGACTCATCGTATTCATGATTTATTTCAACTGGCTGTGAATGAAGGCACCTTACTTCAGGAAAATTCACCGGCGGACGAGTGGCATGAATTGAGGAAAACACTAAAGAAACTGCGGTACCTGATTGAATTTTTCAGTAGTTTCTATGATGAGTCCACAGTGAGTCAACTGGTTAAAATTCTGAAAACCCAGCAACAGCTACTGGGAAATTTTCAGGACTATCAGGTTCAACAGCAATCTCTGAAAGGCTTCGCGGAAGATTTGATGAATTCCGGAAAAGTAAAAGCAACGACCCTGTGTGCCATAGGAATGCTCCTTCAGAATCTGTACAATCAGCAACAACGATTACGTCAAGATTTTCAGACAACGTTCCAACCCTTTGCTAAATTCCAGATAAGCGAACTGAGGTGTTTATCCACTGAAATCCCAATGTCGTCAACGTAG
- a CDS encoding 5-formyltetrahydrofolate cyclo-ligase, with protein sequence MMPEIHQKDKKTLRQHFKQLRSQLSDEFRKDASERILQFLLEDPTLPAIQTIHTFLSLPEEPDTHPVVEALWNLNKNVVVPCVQDKQTLEHSLLTNWQDVVTGPYGIAEPAVEKRIPMNPLLFDWVLIPGLAFSEKNGARLGYGKGFYDRFLKATPALLIGICFSCQLTSDLVQETHDVPVHAILTEKGWIYYHENIDNEDNV encoded by the coding sequence ACGAAGTCAGCTTTCCGATGAATTCAGAAAAGACGCCTCCGAACGTATTCTCCAGTTTTTGCTGGAGGACCCCACCCTTCCTGCCATTCAGACCATACACACTTTTTTAAGCCTGCCTGAAGAACCCGACACACACCCTGTGGTTGAAGCCTTATGGAATCTCAACAAGAATGTTGTTGTTCCTTGTGTTCAGGACAAACAGACTTTAGAACATTCCCTGTTAACAAACTGGCAGGATGTAGTGACAGGGCCCTATGGAATAGCGGAACCTGCTGTGGAAAAAAGAATCCCTATGAATCCATTGCTCTTTGATTGGGTGTTGATACCGGGACTTGCTTTTTCTGAAAAAAATGGTGCCAGACTGGGATATGGAAAAGGGTTTTATGATCGTTTTCTCAAGGCCACTCCAGCATTATTAATCGGAATATGCTTTTCTTGTCAGCTCACGTCTGATCTGGTTCAGGAAACACATGATGTTCCTGTTCATGCAATCCTGACAGAAAAAGGATGGATTTATTATCATGAAAATATAGACAATGAGGACAACGTATAG